From Streptomyces fungicidicus, one genomic window encodes:
- a CDS encoding ABC transporter permease, with protein sequence MSQAEAVRKASPLWTLGLFRSELLTTFRRWRTLALLGVLAAVPVLVGIAVRIETGDGSSAGGGGGGGGGPAFISQITNNGLFLVFTALAAILPFFLPMAIGVVAGDAVAGEAGAGTLRYLLVAPAGRSRLLLTKYAAVMTFCLVATLVVAVSALITGALLFPLGDLTTISGTRIGFSEGLARALLIALVVAVSLIGVAALGLFVSTLTNSGIAAMATTVGLLITVQILDQIPQLHALHPYLFSHYWLSFADLMREPVYWDDLTKNLGLQALYAAVFGSAAWARFTAKDITA encoded by the coding sequence ATGTCGCAGGCTGAAGCGGTGCGGAAGGCGAGCCCGCTGTGGACCCTCGGCCTGTTCCGCAGCGAGCTGCTCACCACCTTCCGGCGCTGGCGCACCCTGGCGCTGCTCGGGGTGCTGGCTGCCGTGCCGGTCCTGGTCGGCATCGCGGTGCGGATCGAGACCGGTGACGGCTCGTCGGCCGGTGGCGGGGGCGGCGGGGGCGGCGGCCCCGCGTTCATCTCGCAGATCACCAACAACGGCCTGTTCCTGGTCTTCACCGCGCTCGCCGCCATACTGCCGTTCTTCCTGCCCATGGCGATCGGAGTGGTCGCGGGCGACGCCGTCGCCGGCGAGGCCGGCGCCGGCACCCTGCGCTATCTGCTGGTGGCCCCCGCCGGGCGGAGCCGCCTGCTGCTCACCAAGTACGCGGCCGTCATGACGTTCTGTCTGGTCGCCACGCTCGTGGTCGCCGTCTCGGCGCTGATCACCGGAGCGCTGCTGTTCCCGCTGGGCGACCTGACCACCATCTCGGGCACCCGCATCGGTTTCTCCGAGGGGCTGGCGAGGGCGCTGCTGATCGCCCTGGTCGTCGCCGTGTCACTGATCGGGGTGGCGGCGCTCGGCCTGTTCGTCTCGACGCTGACCAACAGCGGCATCGCGGCGATGGCGACCACGGTGGGGCTGCTGATCACGGTCCAGATCCTCGACCAGATCCCCCAGCTGCACGCCCTCCACCCCTACCTCTTCTCCCACTACTGGCTGTCCTTCGCCGACCTGATGCGCGAACCGGTCTACTGGGACGACCTGACGAAGAACCTCGGCCTCCAGGCCCTGTACGCGGCGGTGTTCGGCTCGGCGGCGTGGGCGCGGTTCACGGCGAAGGACATCACCGCCTAG
- a CDS encoding flavodoxin family protein, producing MNRRFLFVLGSARPDGNTELLARRAAEQLPPDVEQQWIDLTAHPLPDFEDLRHDSDHVRPAGGSAGLLLDATLAATDLVIASPLYWYSVSAHTKRYLDHWSGWLRTPGLDFKATMAGRTLWGVTALAHEEAAVADPLAGTLNNSAAYMGMRFGGVLLGNGSRPGDVLKDTEALARAKTFFAGEAPFARFPYESD from the coding sequence ATGAATCGCCGTTTCCTCTTCGTCCTGGGCAGCGCCCGCCCCGACGGCAACACCGAACTGCTGGCCCGCCGGGCCGCCGAACAGCTGCCCCCGGACGTGGAGCAGCAGTGGATCGACCTCACGGCCCACCCCCTGCCCGACTTCGAGGACCTGCGCCACGACAGCGACCACGTCCGCCCCGCCGGGGGCAGCGCGGGACTGCTCCTCGACGCCACCCTCGCGGCGACGGACCTGGTGATCGCCTCGCCGCTGTACTGGTACTCGGTGTCCGCGCACACCAAGCGCTACCTCGATCACTGGTCGGGCTGGCTGCGCACTCCGGGTCTCGACTTCAAGGCGACCATGGCGGGCCGCACCCTCTGGGGCGTCACCGCCCTCGCGCACGAGGAGGCGGCGGTCGCCGACCCGCTGGCCGGCACGCTGAACAACTCGGCCGCGTACATGGGGATGCGGTTCGGCGGCGTGCTGCTCGGCAACGGCAGCAGGCCGGGGGACGTGCTGAAGGACACGGAGGCGCTGGCGCGGGCCAAGACCTTCTTCGCGGGGGAGGCGCCGTTCGCCCGGTTCCCCTACGAGAGCGACTGA
- a CDS encoding amidase: MAGVHRYGSPASASAGEIASAVRGRRLRAVDVAAEALARIERADPVLCAFTEVWGEEAAARAEEVDARVAAGEFLPLAGVPVAVKGRRGRRAAGPLLAAGCVAVGATSVPGPGTPWQTWGLGAHGRTVNPWRADRTPGGSSAGSAAAVAAGLVPLATGSDGAGSVRIPAAWCGVLGLKATNGRLPSPDRTGLAAPGVLTRTASDAAAWWRAMSGRPPAGEVPPPLPVTAVWSPDLGFACPDPEPVALARAAVGRLADAGVVRLVRPPAGPLLLDPAPAWLALRTPGADPAAVHRVRAGNDRRLGLLFSGAELLLTPTAPTAPHGHEGPGDVYSTALTWAFNVSGHPALSLTAGFGADGCPAGLQLVAPHGREELLLAVAGEAERRGAVG; the protein is encoded by the coding sequence GTGGCGGGCGTTCATCGGTACGGCTCCCCTGCGTCCGCCTCGGCCGGGGAGATCGCCTCCGCCGTGCGCGGGCGGCGGCTGCGGGCCGTGGACGTGGCGGCGGAAGCGCTGGCGCGGATCGAGCGGGCCGATCCGGTGCTGTGCGCGTTCACCGAGGTGTGGGGCGAGGAGGCGGCGGCGCGGGCGGAGGAGGTGGACGCGCGGGTCGCCGCCGGGGAGTTCCTGCCGCTGGCCGGGGTGCCCGTCGCGGTCAAGGGGCGGCGCGGACGGCGTGCGGCGGGACCCCTGCTCGCGGCCGGCTGTGTCGCCGTCGGGGCCACCTCGGTGCCCGGTCCGGGAACGCCCTGGCAGACCTGGGGGCTCGGGGCGCACGGCCGTACCGTCAACCCGTGGCGGGCGGACCGCACGCCGGGCGGCTCCTCCGCCGGGTCGGCGGCGGCGGTGGCGGCCGGCCTGGTGCCGCTGGCGACCGGCAGCGACGGCGCGGGCTCGGTGCGGATCCCGGCGGCGTGGTGCGGGGTCCTGGGGCTGAAGGCGACCAACGGGCGTCTCCCCTCCCCCGACCGTACGGGGCTGGCGGCCCCCGGAGTCCTCACCCGCACGGCCTCGGACGCGGCGGCCTGGTGGCGGGCGATGTCGGGTCGGCCCCCGGCCGGCGAGGTCCCGCCGCCCCTCCCCGTCACCGCCGTCTGGTCCCCCGACCTCGGTTTCGCCTGCCCCGACCCGGAGCCCGTGGCGCTGGCCCGAGCGGCGGTGGGTCGGCTGGCCGACGCCGGTGTCGTACGGCTCGTACGGCCCCCGGCCGGGCCGCTGCTCCTCGACCCCGCCCCGGCGTGGCTGGCTCTGCGCACCCCCGGCGCCGACCCCGCCGCCGTCCACCGCGTCCGGGCCGGGAACGACCGGCGCCTCGGCCTCCTCTTCTCCGGCGCCGAGCTGCTGCTCACCCCGACGGCGCCCACCGCGCCGCACGGCCACGAGGGTCCGGGTGACGTCTACTCCACGGCGCTGACCTGGGCTTTCAACGTCAGCGGGCATCCCGCGCTGAGCCTGACGGCCGGCTTCGGCGCCGACGGCTGCCCGGCCGGGCTCCAGCTGGTGGCACCGCACGGCCGGGAGGAACTGCTGCTCGCCGTGGCCGGGGAGGCGGAGCGGCGTGGTGCCGTCGGCTGA
- a CDS encoding MarR family winged helix-turn-helix transcriptional regulator produces the protein MREDEDAEAAVDGDSVDVMLAELRSEWAGLDVSSSEVVARLLRAAQLLEERFTAQLRRAGGMAVANVGDFDVLHALRRSGPPYALTPGQLRRALVVSSAGLTGRFNRLEREGWIERGPSPVDGRSTLVRLTEEGRTNVDRVLERHFGLERDVLSVLEPGERASVAHALRKLLMSLEDDVR, from the coding sequence ATGCGTGAGGACGAGGATGCCGAGGCCGCCGTGGACGGCGACAGCGTGGACGTGATGCTGGCCGAGCTGCGGAGCGAGTGGGCCGGACTGGACGTGTCGTCCAGCGAGGTGGTCGCCCGCCTGCTGCGCGCGGCCCAACTGTTGGAGGAGCGGTTCACCGCCCAGCTGCGCCGCGCGGGCGGCATGGCCGTGGCCAACGTCGGGGACTTCGACGTGCTGCACGCCCTGCGCCGCAGCGGCCCGCCCTACGCGCTGACGCCGGGACAGCTGCGCCGGGCGCTGGTCGTCTCCTCCGCGGGGCTCACGGGCAGGTTCAACCGGCTGGAGCGGGAGGGCTGGATCGAGCGCGGTCCGTCCCCCGTCGACGGCAGGAGCACCCTGGTCCGTCTGACGGAGGAGGGCCGGACGAACGTGGACCGCGTGCTGGAACGGCACTTCGGCCTGGAACGCGACGTGCTCTCCGTGCTGGAACCGGGCGAGCGCGCGTCGGTCGCGCACGCCCTGCGCAAGCTCCTGATGTCCCTGGAGGACGACGTCCGCTGA